The Betaproteobacteria bacterium region TTTCCGCGAATATAGGGTGAGACTTGGTAGGTCGTGGTTTCAACCCGGTTTTCACTGGTACTAGTGACGTCGGCGATGCCGGCAACACCGAAAGCGGAACGGTTTTGTTGTGCGATACTCGCACGCGCGTCCAGAAAAAGCCATTTCTCAATAGCCTCCAGGGTTGCACTGGAACTCAGGTTGTGCTGAGTGGTGTCGAGGCTGGAAAGGTGTCCGTGAAGAAGTCGATTCACGCGGTAGTCCAGCATTGCATTTGCCCGGGCGCTGCGATAATCGATGTGCAAGTCCGCCGCAGCGTCTGTTTCCCAGTCACTCTGCGCCGCCGCGGAAGTAAGTTGCGCCGCGTTATCGGTGTAGCGCTCGCTCAACACGACCGATGGAATGACACGAAACGTTGGCGTGTACATGACAGCAGGCGTTTCCGGCGGCGTCGCGAGAGGCTGGATTTGCGCATACAGCAGTGGTGAAGCAAACACTGCCATCAACCCGACGCAAAGTGGCAATCGACGATCTGTTGCGCTGGCCGCCTTACGCTCCTTTGCATTGGATGCTTGTCCGTGCTGGATAGGTCTGCGAACGGGGTTCCGGCGATGATCTTGTTGGAAGAAAATCCATTTTAGTGACACGGAAAAATAGATTAGCTGCCATAGCCGTATCCATAACCATAGCCATGCGCGCCTTGCCCAACCGTACGCGCTTGGTTAAGAACCATCATCTTGATCGGGCAGGATTCTATCGTTGCCAGCGCCCGCTTTACATCTGACTGCAGGGTGGATTCGGCGTGAACGACAAATACGATTTGTCCCATTTGGGTCGCCAATACACGGCTTTCCGTAGTAACCAGCAACGGCGGCGAATCAAAAATGATGATGCGATCGGCATAGCGTGCAGACATTTCGTCCAGCAATTGCGCCATCGCGCTGCTCGCCAATAGTTCTGTTGCTTGCGGATGGGGATTGCCGCTGGGCAAAATGCTGAGTTTCCCCACGTTGGTGCGTATCAACACATCACTTAGGTCAATGGCCTTGCTATCAAGTACGTCGAGGAGGCCCTTGCCGGGCGGTAGACCAAGTAGCGCGGGAAGTGACGGGCGTGCGACGTCAGCATCAACAAGCAACACGGTTCGATCCAGTTCCGTTGCCAAGCTCATGGCAAGATTGACCGCAGAAAATGTCTTCCCCTCGCCGGGCACGGAGCTCGTCACCATGATCAGATTGCCATGCTTGACCGGCACCGCCTTCTTATCCGACATATTCGCGATCAGCGGCCGTTTGAGAATGCGAAATTCATCCGCGATTCGTGAACGGGGTACATCAGGGGTAACAAAACCGAGGGTCGCAAGTTTGACCAAATCCAATTCGAAGTTGCGTAGAGTTGCTTTGGCGTTTACGTCGGATTCCGGTACACCCCGTAGCGGGCCAGCCGAATCGACACGCATAAATGCTTGAGCGTGTACACGTTGCGCACTCGATCCATTTTGAATGGAGCCTTGGGCTCGTCCGGACTCCTCTCCTCCATGGACGGCTACCTCGACGCCCGCGCGGCGTAGTTCTTCAAGGCGTTTGGCGGCTCGTTCGATGAGACTCATCGTGCCATCCTCAACCCGCGCGCGCGGAAAGAAGTGTTAACGCAACGAAACTCGCCAGGTAAGCACCTAACAGCATTCCAACACTGGCCAGAAACTTTGCCGTGCTTCGCCTGGCCAATTTCTTGCGCCCATAGTTCTCGACCATGGACACTGTTCCCAGTATCGGCAAGCCGGTCGCCTCAGCCAACGCACGACCATCGTAAAATGCGGGCCGCACTTCTCTGGCAACAAATGCTGCTGCGCAGCCTGCGGCCAAGGCCGCTAACAAAGCCAGCGGAAAGAGCATGCGGCGATTTGGTGCGACGGGCCCGGGCGACACACGCGGCGGGTCGATCAGGCGAAAATCGGCAACGCCCGAGACAGACTGCATTTCACCGGAAATGCTTGCCGACTCGCGTCGCGCGACAAGGCTTTCGTAGTTTTTCTTGTTGACGTCGTAATCACGATTCAGCTGTGCCAGTTCTGCCTCAAGTTGCGGGACCATGGTTGCGGACGCTTTGAGCTTGGCATAGCGATTTGCATACTCCGCAACGCGCGCCCTTAAAGAGGCGACCGCCGCTTCGGCACTGGCGAGCGAAACCTTGAGTTGTTCAGATGCGCGCGGTCCATTACCGAAAGAAGCGGGATTTGCAGGTACGCCTTCCTTGCGCCGTGCGCTGAACAACTGAGTCCGCTGTTCCTCCAGTTCACGGATGACGCGCTGCACGCCGATCACATCAGGATGATTTTCTGTGTACTTTTGAAGCAGGACATCCAGATTCCGGCGCATCGCGTCAATCCTCGCTTCCACGTCGGAAATCATCGCGCTTGACACGGTCGGGACGGTTACGCCGGTAGCCGGGCTCGGTTCCTCATTTGCCAGTCCGCGTCTAAATGCGTCGCGGGTGTTTTCAGCTTCGCGCAATTCCAATTGCGCGCGTTCGAGTAGCGTACTAGTCTCGGCGATACGGGCGAAATAATTCATCCCCTCGCCCGAGGCCTGACCTAGTGATCGAAGTTTGAATTCTTTCAGCCGCGTTTCTGCTTCCTGCAATTTTTTTTCGTACGATGCAATTTGTTCATCAATGAATTTTTTTGCCGCATCGGTATCACTGGCTTTACCACCATGTCCTGACTCAATAAACATCGACGAAAATAGCTGTACGACACGCGTCGCACGCTCGGGTTGCACGTCGCGGAATGTCAGCACATAGATATTGTCGCGGCCTCCGCCCTGGATTTTTAAACTCTTTATTACGTCGTCAACAATTTTTTCGTAGTCGACTTTAGATTTCGCCTGCGCGTCAAGCCCAGCCATCTGCACGATTTTCTCGACATTGGGACGGCTAACGACGATTCGGCTAAGCATCGCGATCTGTTGGTCGTCATTTGGCAACACCGTTAGTCCGGTCATAAGCGGCTTGAGGATCGAGGCCGTATTTACATAAATCCGCGTGGATGCTTCGTACTTGTCCGGCATTAAAATGATGGCGACTATGCCGAACGCGGCAACTATCCATGCGACTGCCAATCCCAGCCACCGGTAGTGCCACATACCCCTGAGCGTGATTATCGCCTGCCGCAGTATTTCGTCCATCAAGTACCTATGTCAATTCGATTTTTTTCAACGCGACTTGCTGCGCTCCGTCGATGCGTGGCGAATCCACGCAGTCTAGAACCAGCTTTGGGGAATGATCAAAACGTCGCCGGGCCTCATCTCGACGTTTGCAGAAACGTCCCCACGCTTAATGAGATCCTTGATTCGAACGCTGTACTGTTTGTTCCCCGCCAAGGGTCGGAGAATACTGGCGCCGTTTCCATCTGCGAACTCTGTCACCCCACCGACAGCAATCATGACATCAAGCAATGTCATTTTTTGCTTGTAAGCAAGTACCTGAGGCCGGGCCGCTTCACCAACTACCCTGATTTGTTCACTATAGGGTCCAACGAATCCAGTCACAACTACGGTCACGACTGGATCACGAATAACTTTTGACAGCGCCTTTTCAATGTCTCGCGCCAGCGTCGTCGAGTCTTTACCCAAGGCAGGCAAGTCCTCAACTAGTGGGGCCGCAATTTTCCCGTCTGGTCGGACAGGGACCGTCATGGATAGTTCGGGATTGCGCCAAACAACGATATTCAGAGTGTCGCCCGCGCCAATAACGTACTGGTAGTCGGGCGAGGCAGCCAAGGTCGGTGCCGGCGGAAATCTTCCAGAACTACAACCTGCTGCGACGAAGGCAATGAACGCCACGGCGACACCTGATTGCCCCATTGCTTTTACTCTATTGAACATATGTCCTCCTTGTTAAACCGCTTTTCAACCATTGACTAAACGGCGTTCGTAAACGTAGATGTCGGCGGCCGTAAAACTACTCGCGAGAAATCCCCATGCTAGTATCCCGCGAACAACCTGACGAAAACTTCGGGGGCGCGGTGGGATTCTAGGTGCTCGCTTCAAAAACTTTAATGATTTCGCAATTCCTCCAACCCCTGCATCCAGTCTGCGAGACAGAAGGTTAAATTGAGCACTCGTGCACCAAATTTGTCAATTACGCCCGTCACATTATCCACGATTATTCGCATTTTATTGGTGAGCACGTTCAATGATTCTGTTCTCTCCAGCATGTGAGATTCAGGTTAGCGTCACTTTTCGACATGGTTTCGATCTCCAACATACAACGGCCTTCCATCCATGAAACAAAAAATACTTATTACCGGCGGCGCCGGTTATATTGGCTCGCACACCTGTGTTGAACTCATGGCCGCAGGCTTTGAACTACTTGTCATCGACAATCTTTGCAATAGCAAACGCGAGGCAATTCGAAGGGTCGAACGCATTTGCGGTCAACCGATCGCATTTTGCCAGTTGGATATACGCGATCGCCCGGGATTGCAGGCGCTCTTCAGCGACAATTCTATTGCCGCGGTCATACATTTTGCCGGGCTCAAGGCAGTGGGTGAATCGGTGGAAAAGCCCCTTGAGTACTACGACACAAACGTATCCGGTAGCCTCGTATTGTTTGAGGTCATGGCGGCGGCGGGCGTAAAGACACTGGTATTCAGTTCATCGGCGACTGTGTACGGGGACCCACCGTCGGTGCCGATCGCCGAACATTTTCCGCTGTCCGTGACCAACCCCTATGGCCGCAGCAAGCTCATGATCGAAGATATTCTTCGCGACGTTTATCTTGCGGATGATAGTTGGCGGATTGCACTTCTACGATACTTCAATCCCGTCGGCGCTCACGCCAGCGGGCTGATTGGCGAGGATCCCAATGGCATACCGAATAATTTGATGCCGATTGTCAGTCAAGTGGCCATTGGCAAGCGTGACGCGCTATCTATTTTTGGCAATGACTATCCAACCCGCGACGGCACAGGCGTGCGCGACTACATTCATGTCAATGATCTTGCGCGGGGGCATTTGAACGCGCTCAACACATTGTTAAGTCGCCCGGGCATGTTTACCGTCAATCTTGGCACCGGCAACGGGTATTCAGTTCTTGAAGTGGTTCGTGCATTTGAGTCAGCCTCAGCACGGCCCGTGCCGTACAAAATTGTGGCGCGCAGATCAGGCGATATTGCCGAATGCTATGCTGACCCTTCGCTTGCCGCAAAGTTGATCGGATGGCGCGCTGAGAGTAGTCTGGATCAGATGTGTGCTGATGCTTGGCACTGGCAAAGCAATAATCCGGATGGCTATCCCGGGTAGGATTGCGAGCGCGATTTTGAATCGCGAGATCAAGTACTTATGCGGATCTCCGAGGACTTTAAGCTTGCAGGCCGCGCCAGCGCTGGGGTTTGCTTATCTGGAAGGGTAAACGGCCGCATGAGATCGACATAACGGCGCAGGCTGGAGTCCGGTTCACTATTGTTTTCAAAGGCTTGGTAAGGGATGGCGCAACGCCTTCGTTGGGTTTGGAGTTCAAGAGATCCACGACAATCGGTGTTGGTCATGTCCGCAAGGCGCCCCAAGCTCAGTCGCTGCGCCGTCCGCCCTTACAAGGATTGCAGCAATCGTTCAACTTCTGCTTTCGCGGGACCGCCTTTGACAAGGGTTGCGAGAGTCTCCAATTCTCTTTTTCCACCAGCTTTGTCGCCCGACTTTAGCAAGGCCTTTGCCAAGTGAAGGCGAGGCTCGATTGCCTTGGGTGCTGCAGCCACGGCCCGCAAAAGTACCTCAGCCCCGCGTTTGGCGTCCCCCCTATTCACTAGCAGCCATCCGTAAGTATCCTGAACATCAGCGTTGTCCGGCGCAATCTTCAAGGCCCTTTCGGCAAATTCAATTGCTGCGGGGTCCTGAAGTTCACTCATCACCCAGGCCATGTTATTGAGCACGGCCAGATTTTCCGGTTGCAGGGCGAGGATTTCGCGATAACGTGCAATGGCATTCTTGTGGTCATTGTTCGAGACTGCGGCATTCGCCAAATGGAATCGCACAACTGGATCTTTCGGATTTTCCTGCAGCCACTTTGAGGACACAGCGCCGATCTCAGCGGTTTTGCCTGCCGCCTGCAAAAGTTGCAGTTGTTTCACCACCAACTCGGCATCCGGTTGACGCTTGATCGCTTCGGCGTAGGCATTTGCCGCCTCGGCATGTTTTTTCTGATTGGCGAGAACATCGCCTTCCATGGCAAATCCTGCCGCTTCTTTCGGACGCGCTCGTTGGATTGACTTTGTTTCTTTCAGCGCCTCTTCGGCACGACCTGCCGATAATTGGGCAATGATGAGTTGGCGCTGTGCCTCCAGAAGGTCAGGTTTCAGAACAAGCGCCTTTCGCAGTGCCTGAATGGGGGCGTCAACTTGTTTCGCCGCGTATTGCGCAGAAGCGAGGCGCATGAGCGGCAAGGGTGAATCCGGGAGGAGCAGCGCAAGTTTGTTGAAGGTCTCGATCGCTTGCGTGGTGTCACCGGAGGCGAGTTGTGCGAGGCCCAAGGCATCGACAATCCCGGGGTCGTTGGGCATCGCTGCAATTGCCGCCTGCGCCGCAGCAAGTGCGGACTGCGGGTCGCGATTCTGCGTATGAAATTTTACCAGCGCGATACGCACCGAAGTTGAGGTGGGATTGGCCTTGATGGCGCGCTCAAAAGTCGCCACGACCTCCCTAGAGAGGGCCTTTGCGGCAATTTGGGTCTCGGCAAGGGAAAGCAGGGCGCTTTCGTTTGCTGGCTCCCTGGTGAGAATTGTTTCAAAACGCGCTGTTGCAGAAGTGAAATTCTTGTCAGCCAGATCTAGCCCAGCCAGAATTCGCGCCGCTGGCATGTAATTAAACTGAATGGAAAGCGCCCTTTCGAGGCTTGCTCGGGCATTCTTTATGTCCTGTTTTGCAAGGTAGACCGAGGCCTTGGTGGTGTAGGTCAACGGATTCGACGGCTGTTTCTTCTCAAGTGTGTCAACCGCCGCAAGGGCTTTGTCGAATTGATTTTGGCTCAGGTAAGCGCTGACGAGAGAAAGGTCCGCCTGGTATGCGTTCTTGTCGAGGCCGGAAGCGGTCTCGAGGTCTTCCAGTGCGCGAACCGTTTCGCCGGTGGCGAGGCGGATTTGGGCGAGTCGGGTCCTGAGTGCGGCGCTATCTTTTTCGAGGGCCAGTGCTTGTTCATAGAATTTGGCCGCATTGGCGAACTTGTTATTGGCAAACGCCACCTCGCCGGCCGCGCGCAGAACAGTTGGATCTTGCGGTGCCTGTCTCAATCCGGGTGCAAGCGTATCTTCAGCCTTCAGTGGCTGTCCCTTGCGCAGGTAAGTGGCGATCAGGAGATTGCGTGTGTACAAGCTTTGGGGATATTTCGCGAGGACTTTGCGCAAATGGTTTTCTGCTGTCGATAGCGAACCTAGTTGGTATTCCGCAGCCCCGGCCAACAAAAGGGACGGGCCATGATCCGGCAGCACGTTGAGTACCTGAAGAACGGCGTCTCGCGCCTGTATTGGCTGCGCTTTACGAAATGCGAGTACGGCTTCAAGGTAACGCGATCGAATGTCACGCGGCAACGCTTTCTTCATTGCCGCAATTCCTGCTGCGGCCTGCTCCAGTTTGTCGCCGGCAATCAGCAATGAAACCAACGCGAAGCGAGCCTGTCCATTGTACGGTGCTACGTTGATGAGTGTAGTCAGGACCGCCACGGCATCATCGAGCTTTGATTGCGAAACCAGCAAGTCAGCCTTTAAAGCTAGCGCCTGAGGCTGTCTTGGCGTATTCGCCAGCACGCTTCCGACTATCGAGGTCGCGCGAACGATATCTCCTTGGGCAGCCATGATTCGTGCCTCACCTATTTGTGCCCGTAACTCACCGGCATTGCTCGTGAGTGCGGCAGCGAAAGCCTGCTTTGCGTCGGCAGGTTGGCCCATTGCGAAATATGCTTCGCCCGTCGCCGCCTTGACGACGGCGTTGGCCCCTTGATCACTGATGTTTACTCCCCCGAGTTCAGTCACAACTTTCTTGAAATCGCCAAGATCCACCATGACTTTGGCGAGCTCGGCATAGACCGTATCAGGCGCGTAGCCGGAGTCGAGAGCGCGGCGAAGGTGAAGTTCTGCGGTGCCCAATTCACCTTGTTCGATCAAGGTTGTTGCAAGGAGAAAATGCGCTTCGCCATTTTCCTGCCGCTGCAAAGCATTTTTTAGTTGAATTGAGGCTGCCGCGAAGTCCTTCTTTGCAATGTATTCTCTTGCTGACTTAATCAGCGATTCGGGCTTTTCCTGGCCGCACGCGCCCAGCAGCAACGCGCCTGCCAGAAGAAGTACTGAATATCGACTCTTGCGCCACGGGGTGCCAAACTTCATTTTGAATCCTCGAAATATGGTGACTTTTCCATCGATCAACGCAAACCGAATCGATCGAGGAGCTCATAGAGGGTAGGGCGGCTGATCCCCAGCATTTCGGCTGCTTTGCTCAAATTGCCATTGACCCGACCAAGTACACGGGTAACCGCCTTGCGCTCTGCCTCGTCGCGCACTTGCCTGAGATTCAAAATGTCATTGCGTGACTCGACCAATAGGCTCAAATCTGCGCCTTTGATTACGACGCCATCAGACATGATCACGGCGCGTTTGATGCAATTCTCAAGTTCCCGCACATTTCCAGGCCAGGGATAGCCTTCTATTGCATCGATTGCATCGGGGAGCAGAGTCATTGTGCCGCGACGATGTTCCTCAGCAAAACGCCTGACAAACGCGTGTGCAAGCAAAGTGGCGTCACCCGGTCTTGCCTGTAGCGGTGGAATTTCGAGCACAATTTCGGCAAG contains the following coding sequences:
- a CDS encoding tyrosine-protein kinase family protein, coding for MSLIERAAKRLEELRRAGVEVAVHGGEESGRAQGSIQNGSSAQRVHAQAFMRVDSAGPLRGVPESDVNAKATLRNFELDLVKLATLGFVTPDVPRSRIADEFRILKRPLIANMSDKKAVPVKHGNLIMVTSSVPGEGKTFSAVNLAMSLATELDRTVLLVDADVARPSLPALLGLPPGKGLLDVLDSKAIDLSDVLIRTNVGKLSILPSGNPHPQATELLASSAMAQLLDEMSARYADRIIIFDSPPLLVTTESRVLATQMGQIVFVVHAESTLQSDVKRALATIESCPIKMMVLNQARTVGQGAHGYGYGYGYGS
- a CDS encoding chain length-determining protein, with product MDEILRQAIITLRGMWHYRWLGLAVAWIVAAFGIVAIILMPDKYEASTRIYVNTASILKPLMTGLTVLPNDDQQIAMLSRIVVSRPNVEKIVQMAGLDAQAKSKVDYEKIVDDVIKSLKIQGGGRDNIYVLTFRDVQPERATRVVQLFSSMFIESGHGGKASDTDAAKKFIDEQIASYEKKLQEAETRLKEFKLRSLGQASGEGMNYFARIAETSTLLERAQLELREAENTRDAFRRGLANEEPSPATGVTVPTVSSAMISDVEARIDAMRRNLDVLLQKYTENHPDVIGVQRVIRELEEQRTQLFSARRKEGVPANPASFGNGPRASEQLKVSLASAEAAVASLRARVAEYANRYAKLKASATMVPQLEAELAQLNRDYDVNKKNYESLVARRESASISGEMQSVSGVADFRLIDPPRVSPGPVAPNRRMLFPLALLAALAAGCAAAFVAREVRPAFYDGRALAEATGLPILGTVSMVENYGRKKLARRSTAKFLASVGMLLGAYLASFVALTLLSARAG
- a CDS encoding polysaccharide biosynthesis/export family protein, which gives rise to MFNRVKAMGQSGVAVAFIAFVAAGCSSGRFPPAPTLAASPDYQYVIGAGDTLNIVVWRNPELSMTVPVRPDGKIAAPLVEDLPALGKDSTTLARDIEKALSKVIRDPVVTVVVTGFVGPYSEQIRVVGEAARPQVLAYKQKMTLLDVMIAVGGVTEFADGNGASILRPLAGNKQYSVRIKDLIKRGDVSANVEMRPGDVLIIPQSWF
- the galE gene encoding UDP-glucose 4-epimerase GalE translates to MKQKILITGGAGYIGSHTCVELMAAGFELLVIDNLCNSKREAIRRVERICGQPIAFCQLDIRDRPGLQALFSDNSIAAVIHFAGLKAVGESVEKPLEYYDTNVSGSLVLFEVMAAAGVKTLVFSSSATVYGDPPSVPIAEHFPLSVTNPYGRSKLMIEDILRDVYLADDSWRIALLRYFNPVGAHASGLIGEDPNGIPNNLMPIVSQVAIGKRDALSIFGNDYPTRDGTGVRDYIHVNDLARGHLNALNTLLSRPGMFTVNLGTGNGYSVLEVVRAFESASARPVPYKIVARRSGDIAECYADPSLAAKLIGWRAESSLDQMCADAWHWQSNNPDGYPG
- the prsT gene encoding PEP-CTERM system TPR-repeat protein PrsT produces the protein MKFGTPWRKSRYSVLLLAGALLLGACGQEKPESLIKSAREYIAKKDFAAASIQLKNALQRQENGEAHFLLATTLIEQGELGTAELHLRRALDSGYAPDTVYAELAKVMVDLGDFKKVVTELGGVNISDQGANAVVKAATGEAYFAMGQPADAKQAFAAALTSNAGELRAQIGEARIMAAQGDIVRATSIVGSVLANTPRQPQALALKADLLVSQSKLDDAVAVLTTLINVAPYNGQARFALVSLLIAGDKLEQAAAGIAAMKKALPRDIRSRYLEAVLAFRKAQPIQARDAVLQVLNVLPDHGPSLLLAGAAEYQLGSLSTAENHLRKVLAKYPQSLYTRNLLIATYLRKGQPLKAEDTLAPGLRQAPQDPTVLRAAGEVAFANNKFANAAKFYEQALALEKDSAALRTRLAQIRLATGETVRALEDLETASGLDKNAYQADLSLVSAYLSQNQFDKALAAVDTLEKKQPSNPLTYTTKASVYLAKQDIKNARASLERALSIQFNYMPAARILAGLDLADKNFTSATARFETILTREPANESALLSLAETQIAAKALSREVVATFERAIKANPTSTSVRIALVKFHTQNRDPQSALAAAQAAIAAMPNDPGIVDALGLAQLASGDTTQAIETFNKLALLLPDSPLPLMRLASAQYAAKQVDAPIQALRKALVLKPDLLEAQRQLIIAQLSAGRAEEALKETKSIQRARPKEAAGFAMEGDVLANQKKHAEAANAYAEAIKRQPDAELVVKQLQLLQAAGKTAEIGAVSSKWLQENPKDPVVRFHLANAAVSNNDHKNAIARYREILALQPENLAVLNNMAWVMSELQDPAAIEFAERALKIAPDNADVQDTYGWLLVNRGDAKRGAEVLLRAVAAAPKAIEPRLHLAKALLKSGDKAGGKRELETLATLVKGGPAKAEVERLLQSL